The sequence below is a genomic window from Sorangiineae bacterium MSr12523.
GTGAATCATCACCGGCTTGAAGACGTTCAACTCGAAGTGCCCCTGGCTGCCCGCGAAGGCCACCGCGGCGTCGTTGCCGAAGACCTGCGTGCACACCATGGTCATGGCCTCGGCCTGCGTCGGATTGACCTTGCCCGGCATGATGCTGCTTCCCGGCTCGTTCTCGGGGATGCGGATCTCGCCGATGCCACAGCGCGGGCCGCTCGCGAGGAGGCGCACGTCGTTGGCGATCTTGAAGCATGCGACGGCCAGGTTGCGCGTGGCGGCACTGGCCGCGACAATCGCATCGTGGGCCGCGAGGCCCGCGAACTTGTTCGGCGCCGTACGGAACGGAAGGCCGGTCAGCGTCGCGATTTCCTGCGCAACAGTGACGGCGTAATCCGGGTGCGTGTTGAGGCCCGTACCGACCGCGCTCCCACCCAGGGCCAGTTCGAAGAGGCCATCCTCGGCGAGCGTGATGACCTTTTCGGCATACGCGAGTTGCGCGGCGTAACCCGAGAGCTCCTGCCCCAGGGTGAGCGGCGTGGCATCCATCAAGTGCGTACGGCCAATCTTGACGATGTCCGAGAAGGCCTTCGACTTGGCCTCCAACGTGGCGCGCAGCTTCTGCACGGCCGGTAGAAGTGTGTTGCGCACCTCCCACGCGGCGGCGACGTGCATCACCGTCGGAAAGACATCGTTCGACGACTGCGACTTGTTGACATCATCGTTTGGGTGAATGGGCTTCTTCGATCCAATGACGCCCCCCGCCAACTCGATGGCGCGGTTCGAGATAACCTCGTTGGCGTTCATGTTGGACTGGGTGCCGCTGCCCGTCTGCCAGACGACGAGCGGGAAGTGGTCATCGAACTTGCCGTCGATCACTTCATCGCAAGCCCGCACAATCAGTGATGTTTTCTCGTCATCGAGCTTTTTCAGCTTTCGATTGGCGAGCGCAGCGCCTTTCTTCACGATCCCGAAGGCGCGAATGACGGCGCGCGGAAATTTGTGTCCGCCGATCTTGAAGTTTTGCAAGGATCGCTGGGTTTGCGCGCCCCAGTAACGATCGGCCTGCACTTCGATGGGCCCCATGCTGTCGGTTTCGACGCGAACACCGCTGTCTTGCATGCTTTTCCTCCGATTGGCGCCCCGGACATACCACCGATGACGCGTGCGCGCATCCCGGCTAGTACGCGGGTGGTACGTGGGTGGTACGAGCAGGGTCCGAGGGCGGTGATGTGGGGTCCGCATAGCGGCGTCGGGGCCGCCTAAGCCGCGGCGTCTCGGCCGCTTCGCACACGCACCGACCTTGGTCGGCGGGGCGTCTTCGGCGACGACCGGGTGCCCGGAGATGCCGCTCCACGAGGGAGCGGTGGGCGTTTTCGGGCACCTTAAATGCCAGCGGGGCGTGATGGCTTGCACCACGCCCCGCGACGTTTTCGCACGTTCCGCCGCTCGCTCACTAATCTGGAGAGCGGGCGGGCAGCGGAGACACGCGAGGAAGATTAGATGGCGTTAGTTGCTCCCAGCCGCCTTGGCGCGGCGCTTGGCCCCTGTAGCCTGTCCCCCTTTGCGACCTGCAACACGTGCTTCTTCACTGTTGAAACGATGGGCGGTCCCTGCGCGCTGTGCGGCTTTTCCCCCGCGACTCGCAAGCTCGCTCACGAGTTTCGGATCCATCGCGGCAAATCCACGACGACGACGCGGCGGCTCGCCGTTCGTCTGCACCTCGGAAGACGGTGCGACGGCGGCTTCCGTCGTGGTGGTCGTGGTTTCGCGAGTGGCGTTGTCGTCGTCGTGAATCATGGGCAATGCTCCTCCTGAAGATGGCGTCCCCCCCTTTGCAGGGGATGCTCGACCGTAAGCAGAGACCGCGCCAGGTCCGTTCGAGAGCTGAAGAACGCCGAGATACCCCTGCTTTAGGCCGATTCTGGAGCGTGACCGTCCCGGAGCTGATGTGTAGCGTTTCGCCCCACGGGTCAAAATGCGTCAGCTTCGATTGCCCCAATGCGGCGTACGATCCCAACCGATTGAACGGGCTAACTAAGCGCTGGAAACTGCACGCAGTTCGAGCGTGTGCGACAGCAAGTGGGAAAATGACGCACACAGCCGAAGGCTAAAAGTCGACTTTGGCAGACCAGTCATGGAAAGCGAATGTTTCCCGACGGTTACCAATGGTTGTGGCAAATGGCCACAATATGCCCATGAGCTGGGTAACGGCTGACCCACCCCCTTCAGCTTTGCTGTCGCCAGCGGTGGGTCGAGTGACCAGCCCGAGCGACCAGGTCAAGCTTGGGGAATTGTAAGGTTGAGGGAGTTGCAGGGGGATGGCGTGGGGTGCACCGTAAGAGTGCCCCGACATGCTGCCGATTCTGACCCTCGACGAACGAATCTTCCGGTTCTGCTATGACGCAACTGGAGCGGGACAGCTGCTCCCCGTGATGATTGCGGCGTCCATCCTTGGGAGTGGCTGGACCATGTTTGCGCTGGTGCCGCTTCTTGCGCGGGTGAACACCCGAAAGTGGGCGCTCGCGCTGACGGTCACTTTGCTGGCCACCGCGGTGATGGTGTTTTCGCTCAAGGCGGCCGTGGGGCGGCCTCGACCAATCGTAGCTCTGGCGGGCGTGCACCCGCTGTATGGCGCACCGACGGACTTCTCTTTCCCAAGCGGGCACTCGGCTGGGTCGTTTGCAACGGCCGCGTTCGTTTCCACCGTGGCGTGGTTCCGGGCGCGGAGGGAGCCCGCGGTTGCGATGGCGATGTACGGGATTTCCGCGGCGATGATGACGTTGGCCGTCCTGATCGGCTACTCGCGCGTGTACCTGGGGGTGCACTTTCCCGGGGACGTGCTGATGGGCGCGGTACTCGGCGGTAGCTTGGGCGGCGTAGGGGGGTACGTCTACGCGACGAAGCTTGCGCGTGATGACGTGCCCGGTGCAGATTAGGAGGCAATGCATCCGGGGTTGAGAACCGTCATGGCCATCGTCGTCGCGCTCGCGACGTGGCTGGTGGCCGCCCCGGTTTTCGCAGCGACTGCGCAATCAGGCCCAGGCGAGCCGGCAGCGCCCTCGCGATCGGCCCCCCAGTGCGACCAGAGGGGGGCGACGACGTTCGCGCCGACGCCGACCTTGGACGCGCCCAATGCGTCGATTGATTTGGGCGAGGCCGACGATTGCGATTGCCTGCGGGTGCTCTGGAGCGCCTACGAGCAAGGGCGCGCGCCGATGCCCGAGTCGGGGGCAGCAGGGACGGAAGCGGTGCTGGCGCGAGGGGTACGCGTAAAAAAGGCGGCCTTCGTGCGGGTGGAAGCGGTGATTGCGGTCGAGGAGACCGAGCATCGCGGGGTACGCGTAGAGATCGAGCGGCCGCCTCGGTAACGCTTCGAGCACGAGCGCGTGCGCGATCACGAAGACGATCACGAACACGATCACGTGAGACGATCACGAACACGAGATCGGTGTCCGTGACCTTGTGAGCGCGCCTGTGCACGTGATCGTTTGCGTGATCGTGATCGTTCACGTGATCGTGATCGTGATCGTGCACGCGCACGCGCTCGTGCTCGAAGCGCCCCAACGCAAACTGGGCGAATCGCCGTCTCCGGCGATCCGCCCGTCACAGACTTCGTTGCAACTTGGAAAAGGAATGAATCATGGCAAAAGAGAGCAAGGATAAAGCGCCGGAGAGCAAGGCGCAGCCAGCCGCCCCCGAAGGCGGCGGCATGAACACGGGGGTCGCCGTCATCGGCTTCGTCCTGTGCTTCTTGGCGGGAGCGGCCCTCATGTGGGGCTACGACACGCACCGCTTCAAGAGTGGCGAAATCACCGCCGACAACTCGGCGGCCGGAGGAGCGTGGAGCGATTCCGATTCTCCCGTTCCGGTCGACAGCAAGGATCCGGTTTGGGGCAATCGCGCGGCCCCCGTCACCATCGTGGAGTTCTCCGACTTCCAGTGCCCGTACTGCGGACGCGTGGAGCCGACCATCGAGCAGATCAAGACCACGTACGGCCCGGACAAGGTCCGTATCGTTTGGAAGAACGAGCCTCTGCCCTTCCACCAGAATGCGAAGCCCTCGGCCGAAGCCGGCCAAGGCGTGTTCGAACTGAAAGGCAACGACGCGTTCTGGAAGTTCCACGACCTCGCGTTCAAGAATCAGCAGCAGCTCACCCAAGAGAACTACGAGAAGTGGGCGCAGCAGGCCGGCGTGACCGACATGGCCAAGTACAAGGCCGGTCTCTCGTCGCACAAGTGGGCCGACAAGGTCGAGAAGGACCACGCGATTGCCAAGCAGGTCGGCATCAACGGAACGCCGGGCTTCATGATCAACGGCGTCTCGCTCTCGGGCGCGCAGCCGTTCGAGAAGTTCAAGTCCGTCATCGATCAGGAGCTGCAGAAGGCCCAGGCGAAGATCGCGTCCGGCACCGCCAAGGACAAGGTCTACGTGGCGATGTCGCAGGAGAACAAGAAGGCTGCGCCTCCGCCGGCCGACGACGAAGACGAGAAGGAAGACAAGTCGATCTGGAAGCTGCCCGTCGGCAAGAGCCCCGTGCTCGGAAGCGACAAGGCGCTCGTCACGATCGTGGAGTTTTCCGACTTCCAGTGCCCCTACTGCAAGCGCGGTGAGGAGAGCCTGAAGAAGGTGCGCGAGACCTACGGTGACAAGGTTCGCATCGTGTGGAAGCACGAGCCGCTTCCGATGCACCCGCGCGCCGAGCCGGCCGCCGAGGTCGCGCTCGAGGCCCGCGCCCAGAAGGGCGACAAGGGCTTCTGGGATGCGCACGACAAGCTGTTCGAGTCGGCGCCGAAGCTCGAAGACGCCGACCTCGAGTCGGTGGCCAAGGACCTTGGCCTGAACGTCGACAAGGTCAAGTCGGCCATCAAGGAGCACAAGTACAAGAAGGAGATCGACGCCGATCAGGATCAGGCGGACGACTTCCAGGCCTCGGGCACCCCGCACTTCTTCATCAACGGCCGCCGCCTCGTGGGCGCGCAGCCCTTCGAGAAGTTCAAGGGCATGATCGACGAGGAGATCACCAAGGCGAACGCGCTGCTCGCCAAGGGCACGAAGCCGAACGAGGTCTACGACACGCTGGTGAAGGACGGCAAAGGCGTTCCCGAACCGGAGAAGAAGAACGTCGCGCTTCCGACCAACGCCCCGGTGAAGGGCAACCCGAGCGCGAAGGTGACGATCCTCGAGATCAGCGACTTCCAGTGCCCGTTCTGCAAGCGCGTGAACGATTCGGTGAAGGAAGTGATGAAGAACTACGGCGACAAGGTGAAGATCACCTGGCGCCACCTCCCGCTGCCGATGCACCCCGATGCACCGCTGGCTGCGCAGGCTGCCCAAGAGGCCTTCAAGCAGAAGGGCTCCGAGGCGTTCTGGAAGATGCACGACCTGCTCTTCGAGAACCAGGGCACCGAGGGCGGTCTGAAGCGCGAGGCGCTCGACAAGTACGCCCAGCAGATTGGCCTCGATATGGCGAAGTTCAAGTTGGCGCTCGACAACCAGGTCCACAAGGCCGAGGTCGACGCGGACATGAAGGTCGCCAACGACGCCGGCATCAACGGCACGCCGGCGTTCATCATCAACGGCTACTACGTGAACGGCGCCCAGCCGTACGCGAAGTTCCGTAAGGTGATCGACCGCGCCCTCGCCGAGGCGAAGTGAGTTAGAGCGCTCGCGGCTTCCCGTACACGTTCCCGTTCCCGTTCCCGTTCCCGATCTCTCGGGCTACGGGAATGGATCGGGGACGGGAACGGGAACGTGGACGTGGACGGGAAGAGAGAAGAAATTTCGTATGAAAGCTTTGCTTGGACTTTGCGCGACTCTGTTGCTTTTGCTCGGATGCGGGAGCGCGCCTTATCAAACTACGCAGCCTGCGCCGGCGAAGACCGATGCCCCGAAGGCGCCCGACGTGGAGGCCACGTCGCAGGTGAGCGAGAACGAGGGCCCCGTTCCGATTGGGCCGGACGATCCCGTGTGGGGCAGCCGTTGGGCGCCGGTCACGATCGTCGAGATTGGCGATTTTCAGTGCCCGTTTTGTGAGCGGGCCGAACACACCGTCGAGCAGTTGAAGGCCGACTACGGCAAGGACAAGCTCCGGGTCGTGTGGAAGAACTTTCCCCTGCCCTTTCATGCCGATGCGCAGGTGCTCGCCGAGGCGGGGCAAGGCGTTTTCGCGCTGGGCGGCAATGCCGCGTTTTGGAAGTTCCACGCCGTGGCGTTCGCGCGCATGAAGCAGCGCAACCCCGACGTGCGTGCAACGTCGGCCGAGCTCTCGTCGTGGGCGCAAGAGGCCGGCGTGGACGGAAAGAAGATCCTCGTCGGGCTCGACAAGCATACCTGGGGTGAGAAGGTCCGCCGCGACATGGACTTGATGGCCGAACTCAAGGTCAATGGCACCCCGGCCTTCTTCATCAACGGCGTTCTCGTTTCCGGCGCGCAGCCGAAAGAGTCGTTCACGAAGGTCATCGACGAAGAGATGATCAAGGCCGCCGCCCAGGCGAAGACCGGCACGGTGCGCGATCGCATTTACTTGGAGATGACCGCGGCCAATCGCAAGTATGCGAAAGACGCGGACGACGACGAACGAGACGATCCGTCGGCCGACAAGACGATTTTCAAGGTGCCGCTGGCCGCGAGCCCGACCTTGGGACCGGCGAATGCACCGGTGACCATCGTCGAGTTCAGCGACTTCGAGTGCCCCTTCTGCAAGCGCGCCGAGGATACGGTCAAAGCAATCACGGAGAAGTACCCGAAGGACGTGCGCATCGTTTGGAAGAACAACCCGCTGCCCTTCCACAAGCGCGCCATGCCGGCGGCGGAGCTCGCGGTGGAGGCGCAGACCCAAAAGGGTGTACGCGGTTTCTGGGCGGCGCACGACAAGCTGTTCGAAAAGGCGCCGGCGCTGGACGAGGCGGATTTGCTGGCCATTGCCAGCGACGTGAAGCTCGATGCGAGCAAGGTAAAGTCCGCTTTCGCGTCGCACCGGCACAAGGCGAAGATCGAAGCGGACCAATTCTTGGCCGACGATTTGGGCGCAACGGGAACGCCGACCTTCTTCGTCAATGGGCGGCGGGTCGTCGGGGCGCAGCCGATCGAGGTGTTCGACAAGGTCATCGAGCAGGAGCTGCAGCGAGCACGTGATCTTCTCGCGAAGGGAACGGCGCCGGCAAAGCTTTACGAGGCCTTGGTCAAAGACGGAAAGAGTGCGCCGGAGCCGGAGAAGAAAACCGTGCCCCCGTCGAAGGATGCACCGACGCGCGGAAATGCGGCGGCCAAGGTCACCATCGTGGAGTTCTCGGACTTCCAGTGCCCCTTCTGCCAGCGTGTGACGGGCACCGTCGAACAGATCATGAAGGACTACGACGGACGCGTAAAGCTGGTGTTCCGTCACCTGCCCCTTCCTTTCCACAAGGATGCCCATCTCGCAGCGGAGGCGGCGACGGAAGCCTATCGGCAAAAAGGAAGCGCAGGCTTCTTCAAGATGCATGATTTGCTATTTGCCAATCAGACGCAGCTCGATCGCGCTTCGCTCGAAGGGTATGCCGGCCAGGTGGGATTGGACGTGGCGAAGTTCGGGCAATCGCTCGATGCGCACACCCATGGTGCGGACGTGGATGCCGATGCCAAGGTGGCCACCGAATCGGGCATCAACGGAACACCGGCGTTCCTCATCAATGGGTATTACCTGTCGGGCGCCCAGCCGTATCGGAGCTTCAAACGCCTCGTGGAGCGCGCCCTCGCCGAGGCGGGGAAGCCCGCCGCCGCCGGAAAAGCGCGTTGACTCGTTGGCTCGGTGCCTCGTGCGCCGCCCTGGCGCTCGCCATCGCCCCACGCGATGCGAGCGCCCTGGAACGGGAGCACCATTTGGGACTGGGAGGCGGCGTTTCCATCCTCAAGGTGGACGACAAGAGCACGCACTCCATCGGGCCGATTTTCACGCTGCACTACACGTATCAAATCACGGACGCGTTTCGCTTCATCAGCGAGGCCTCGTCGGCCATCGTGGCCAAGGAGGAGACGCCCGCGCCGGACGTGCCACGCACGCGACCCACGGGCGTGGATACGCTGGGTGTCGGCGTGGGCTACGTGCTCGATGTCCTGCAAAAGTGGGCGCCCTACGGCGGTGTGATGGCCAGTGGCTCGGCGCTCACGGGCGGTACGTTGGACAAGACGCTTTTCACTTTCGGAATCCAGTTGGCCGTAGGAGTCGATTACATGGTTACTCCCCATTTTGCGCTCGGCGTTGCCATTCGGCAGCATCTCTTGCTCACCGAAATGAAGCAGTATCCCTCTTACTATTCGGGCTTTCTCCGGGCCGAAATCGTGTGGGGCCGATGAAACCGCGCATCGCCATGGTCGCAGCCGCGGTGGTCGCACTCGCGGGCGCGCGGGAAGCGCACGCGTTCGAGCGGCAGCATCACCTGGGGTTCGGCGGCGGATTCAGCCTTCTCAAGGCGGAGAATACGTCGCTCGCGCCGGGGGGCGGGGGCGCGCTCCATTACAGTTATGGGCTGAAAGACAACCTCAATTTGCTCGTCGAGGGGGGAACGTCGGTGCTGTCGATTCCGGCGACCGAAGGCTTCGCCGGGGCCTCGGGGAGCCGCACGCTCCTCCTGTCGCACGCCGCCGCGGGCATCGGCTACAGCTTCGATGTCGTGCAATGGGTCCCTTACGTCGGTCTTCTCGGCGGCGGGTACCTCGTTCATGGCCCGGCGAGCGACGGGGTCGTGGGGGCCGCAGGCGCGCAGGCTGCCCTGGGCATCGATTACCAAGTCTCGCGCAGCTTCTCCGTCGGGTTGGCCCTGCGGCAGCACTTTCTCCTGTCGAAGATCTCGACCTACCCGAGCTACACGACCGCGTTCCTGCGCGCCGAATACGTGTGGGGCTGGTAACCCCCGCTCCATCGACTAATCGACGGCGAAGGTCACCTCGAAGGCTCCCCTAAATCCATTTGCGGAGAGGAGAGAGGGAACCGCCAAGACGCCAAGAACGCCAAGGGTTGGGGATGACGCTCCTCGGGGCTTCAGCCACATCCATCCATCTTGGCGTCCTTGGCGTCTTGGCGGTTTTCCTCTTCTGTTCGAGGGCCACGGGCGTCGGCGAGCGTTTGACGCTGTGCAGCGCGTCGAGCACGGGCATCATGTCGGCGCAAAGCGGCGAGAAATTTCTGTGCGCGTGATCACTTTTTTCTCGTGCCGCCAACTTAGAATAAATAAATCGTCCTTGATTTCGAGGTGAAGGACCTTCTCTGCCACGGGTGTCGTCATCGGATCACCTGGCGCAGGAACGTTGGCCGCGACGTCCATACGCGCCATGTGCGACCACACCGCGGTGATGAGCAGAAACGAAATCATCACCATCATCAGATCGATCATTGGGATTGGCTCGATGTCTACGATGACATTTCGACGCACCCCACCGCGATGCCCCAGGTCGAGACCTGCCATGATTCACCTCCGATCATTTGGAGTGATGGCCTGGGGGGAAGTTCCCGGACACGCTAGAGCTCACGGGTCGTTTTGGCGCCTTGGGCGCATGGGGGAGGGAAGCTCCATGTGGTGGCCAACGTACCCAGATACATGCATTCTTTAGGGCATGGTATCGGTACCATGTTGATTCGGTCACCCTTCCTTCCTCTCCTCTTCGAATCCATGCGCGCCAATGGACATGAAGCGATAGCCGACGGCATCCAGCGCGAGCTCGAGCTCCCAGCGCCGACGGCGGGGCTCGTGAGCGAGATGACGGTTCCGCTTCCGACGTTCCGCGCAGCGGTTTCCCTCGCCGCCGAGCGGCTTGGAGACGAGTGTCTCGGTCTTCATCTCGCCCAGCGCGTGCCGCATGGCAGTTATGGGCTCCTCGAATACGCCGCGCGCAATGCCCCCGATGTCGGGGAGGTGCTGAACCGCATTGCGCGTTACTTGCCGTTGGTCTCGGACACCACCCGCATCGAATTGCGAAAGCTCGAGCAAGAGTGCTCTCTCGTGCACTTCGTGCCCGAGGAGCCCGGGGCCATGGGTCGGCACGCCAATGAGTTCAGCCTCGCCATCATCCTGCGCGTCGTGCGCGAGGCGAGCCAGGTCGCCGTCTCCGCGCGGCGTGTGGAGTTCGCACATAGCGCCCCGGCCGACATCACGGAGCTGGAGCGCTTCTTCGGCACGTCGAACATCGTCTTCGACGCAGGCCACAACCTCCTCGCCTTCGAGGAGCGCACGCTGTCGCTGCCCATCAATGGGAGCGATCGCGCGCTGCTGCCTTGGCTCGACAGCTACGCCGCCACGATGCTCCCGCACGAGTCGGCGCTCGCCGCACGCATCCCCGGTTTGCACGAGCAGATTCGTCTCTGTCTGCAGACCAAAGAAGCACCCACGCTGGCCGAGGTCGCGCGCCGCATGCAACTCAGCGGACGCACCTTGCAGCGCCGCCTCCAAGATGCGCGCACCTCGTTTCAGGACGTACTGGACGCCGTCCGGCGCGAGCTGGCCGAGTCGTACCTGTCCGACCCGAAGCTGACCGTTTACGAAATTGCATTGCTGCTCGGTTATTCGCATCGCAGCGGGTTCGAACGCGCCTTCATGAAATGGTGCGGAACCACCCCGCGCGAATTCCGACTCCGCCGCGCACGTGCATCGTGATTCTCCGCGCCTCGTGCGCTCGTTTTTTTAGGCCCACACCGATTTCGTCAGGTTCAAAAACATGCTTTTTCGATCTTCGTTCCTACCAACTCTCTTCGACTGGCTCGTGAAGAAGGGTGCGACCGACACGGTGGCCACCATCCAGCGCGAGCTCGAACTGCCCGAGCCCACGGGCGAGGTGCTCAAGGTCATGACCATTCCGTTGACCGCATTTCGCGAAGCAACGGATCGCGCCGCCGCCGCGTTGGGCGACGACTACCTCGGCCTGCACATGGCCATGGAGCGGCAGCCGGGGAGCTACGGGCTCGTCGAATACGCCGCACGCAATGCGGCCGATATCGAGGACGCGGTGAGCCGCGTCTCGCAATACATGACGCTCCTCTCGGATTCGGCGCGCATCGAGCTGCGCAAGGGCCCGAACGAGGCGTCCATCGTGCACCGCATCCCCGGCGAACCCGGATGCATGGGCCGCCATGCGAGCGAGTTCGTGCTGGCCACGTGCCTCAGCGTCATGCAGGAGAGCACGGCGAAGCCGGTCAAGCTGCTGCGCGTGGAGTTCGCGCACCCGGCGCCCGCCGACGTGACGCCGCTCGAGCAGTTCT
It includes:
- the fumC gene encoding class II fumarate hydratase, with protein sequence MQDSGVRVETDSMGPIEVQADRYWGAQTQRSLQNFKIGGHKFPRAVIRAFGIVKKGAALANRKLKKLDDEKTSLIVRACDEVIDGKFDDHFPLVVWQTGSGTQSNMNANEVISNRAIELAGGVIGSKKPIHPNDDVNKSQSSNDVFPTVMHVAAAWEVRNTLLPAVQKLRATLEAKSKAFSDIVKIGRTHLMDATPLTLGQELSGYAAQLAYAEKVITLAEDGLFELALGGSAVGTGLNTHPDYAVTVAQEIATLTGLPFRTAPNKFAGLAAHDAIVAASAATRNLAVACFKIANDVRLLASGPRCGIGEIRIPENEPGSSIMPGKVNPTQAEAMTMVCTQVFGNDAAVAFAGSQGHFELNVFKPVMIHNLLESIRLISDALHSFNDNCAIGIEPNREAIARHLSNSLMLVTALNQHIGYDNAAKVAKLAHQKGTTLREAVVELKLLTAAEFDEKVRPEKMVSP
- a CDS encoding phosphatase PAP2 family protein; the protein is MLPILTLDERIFRFCYDATGAGQLLPVMIAASILGSGWTMFALVPLLARVNTRKWALALTVTLLATAVMVFSLKAAVGRPRPIVALAGVHPLYGAPTDFSFPSGHSAGSFATAAFVSTVAWFRARREPAVAMAMYGISAAMMTLAVLIGYSRVYLGVHFPGDVLMGAVLGGSLGGVGGYVYATKLARDDVPGAD
- a CDS encoding thioredoxin domain-containing protein, whose translation is MAKESKDKAPESKAQPAAPEGGGMNTGVAVIGFVLCFLAGAALMWGYDTHRFKSGEITADNSAAGGAWSDSDSPVPVDSKDPVWGNRAAPVTIVEFSDFQCPYCGRVEPTIEQIKTTYGPDKVRIVWKNEPLPFHQNAKPSAEAGQGVFELKGNDAFWKFHDLAFKNQQQLTQENYEKWAQQAGVTDMAKYKAGLSSHKWADKVEKDHAIAKQVGINGTPGFMINGVSLSGAQPFEKFKSVIDQELQKAQAKIASGTAKDKVYVAMSQENKKAAPPPADDEDEKEDKSIWKLPVGKSPVLGSDKALVTIVEFSDFQCPYCKRGEESLKKVRETYGDKVRIVWKHEPLPMHPRAEPAAEVALEARAQKGDKGFWDAHDKLFESAPKLEDADLESVAKDLGLNVDKVKSAIKEHKYKKEIDADQDQADDFQASGTPHFFINGRRLVGAQPFEKFKGMIDEEITKANALLAKGTKPNEVYDTLVKDGKGVPEPEKKNVALPTNAPVKGNPSAKVTILEISDFQCPFCKRVNDSVKEVMKNYGDKVKITWRHLPLPMHPDAPLAAQAAQEAFKQKGSEAFWKMHDLLFENQGTEGGLKREALDKYAQQIGLDMAKFKLALDNQVHKAEVDADMKVANDAGINGTPAFIINGYYVNGAQPYAKFRKVIDRALAEAK
- a CDS encoding thioredoxin domain-containing protein, which encodes MKALLGLCATLLLLLGCGSAPYQTTQPAPAKTDAPKAPDVEATSQVSENEGPVPIGPDDPVWGSRWAPVTIVEIGDFQCPFCERAEHTVEQLKADYGKDKLRVVWKNFPLPFHADAQVLAEAGQGVFALGGNAAFWKFHAVAFARMKQRNPDVRATSAELSSWAQEAGVDGKKILVGLDKHTWGEKVRRDMDLMAELKVNGTPAFFINGVLVSGAQPKESFTKVIDEEMIKAAAQAKTGTVRDRIYLEMTAANRKYAKDADDDERDDPSADKTIFKVPLAASPTLGPANAPVTIVEFSDFECPFCKRAEDTVKAITEKYPKDVRIVWKNNPLPFHKRAMPAAELAVEAQTQKGVRGFWAAHDKLFEKAPALDEADLLAIASDVKLDASKVKSAFASHRHKAKIEADQFLADDLGATGTPTFFVNGRRVVGAQPIEVFDKVIEQELQRARDLLAKGTAPAKLYEALVKDGKSAPEPEKKTVPPSKDAPTRGNAAAKVTIVEFSDFQCPFCQRVTGTVEQIMKDYDGRVKLVFRHLPLPFHKDAHLAAEAATEAYRQKGSAGFFKMHDLLFANQTQLDRASLEGYAGQVGLDVAKFGQSLDAHTHGADVDADAKVATESGINGTPAFLINGYYLSGAQPYRSFKRLVERALAEAGKPAAAGKAR
- a CDS encoding porin family protein — translated: MTRWLGASCAALALAIAPRDASALEREHHLGLGGGVSILKVDDKSTHSIGPIFTLHYTYQITDAFRFISEASSAIVAKEETPAPDVPRTRPTGVDTLGVGVGYVLDVLQKWAPYGGVMASGSALTGGTLDKTLFTFGIQLAVGVDYMVTPHFALGVAIRQHLLLTEMKQYPSYYSGFLRAEIVWGR
- a CDS encoding biopolymer transporter ExbD encodes the protein MAGLDLGHRGGVRRNVIVDIEPIPMIDLMMVMISFLLITAVWSHMARMDVAANVPAPGDPMTTPVAEKVLHLEIKDDLFILSWRHEKKVITRTEISRRFAPT
- a CDS encoding AraC family transcriptional regulator translates to MLIRSPFLPLLFESMRANGHEAIADGIQRELELPAPTAGLVSEMTVPLPTFRAAVSLAAERLGDECLGLHLAQRVPHGSYGLLEYAARNAPDVGEVLNRIARYLPLVSDTTRIELRKLEQECSLVHFVPEEPGAMGRHANEFSLAIILRVVREASQVAVSARRVEFAHSAPADITELERFFGTSNIVFDAGHNLLAFEERTLSLPINGSDRALLPWLDSYAATMLPHESALAARIPGLHEQIRLCLQTKEAPTLAEVARRMQLSGRTLQRRLQDARTSFQDVLDAVRRELAESYLSDPKLTVYEIALLLGYSHRSGFERAFMKWCGTTPREFRLRRARAS
- a CDS encoding AraC family transcriptional regulator, encoding MLFRSSFLPTLFDWLVKKGATDTVATIQRELELPEPTGEVLKVMTIPLTAFREATDRAAAALGDDYLGLHMAMERQPGSYGLVEYAARNAADIEDAVSRVSQYMTLLSDSARIELRKGPNEASIVHRIPGEPGCMGRHASEFVLATCLSVMQESTAKPVKLLRVEFAHPAPADVTPLEQFFGTTQLHFEAGRNELTFDREVLSYPMVEGDPQLLPWLEKYADSLMVPESGIIQRIPGLHEQIRQCLQARVTPTLAEIAKRLQFSGRTLQRRLQEAHTSFQEELDEVRRDLAEMYLRDPKLTIYEIALLLGYSDRSGFERAFMKWRGATPGGFRRKMAQAATQQVA